The genomic stretch GTGTCGGTCACCTGGCCGAATTCATCCAACGCCACCGCGGTAAAATTAGGCGCTTGGGCATAAAGACCCGAAGCGGATAAAAATAGCAGCGATAAAACTAACCCGGCTTGTATTAAGAGGGACGAACCTGAAATGCGCTTTGTCATAGATTGAACCTTTCAGATTCTGCGGCTAATAATCTAACGGATGCTCAATCAATGAATGCAGAATCAAATTAATAACTAATTTAATTTAATTGGCGGTTATTATATTCTTTAATCGAGAGCTGTCAAGTGTTTTCTATCTTTTCTGATTTATTCTGGGTTTTCTACCAATGGCCCATCCAACAACCCCCAACCCCCTTTATTAAGGGGGGATATAAAAACACACACCCCTGAACCCTCACACCTATGCATAGGTGTGAAGGGTTTACCTCCCCCGCCCCCGGCTCCCGCAATGAGTTGCGGGACTCCGTCGCCGCTGCGCCGGCCCGGATTACCCTTTTACCGCAGAGGCACAGAGTAAATCACACACCCCTACCCCTCTTTTTAGAGGGGACATAATAATCGGTTCAAGTACCCGGTGCGCTTTAGCCACCGGATAAATGCTGGGCTGACCAGTCCCGACACCTGTCGGGACAGGGCCCGTTGTTAAAATTCTGCCCCATCTGCATAGCCTAAAACAATACCAACTTCAGAATAATCATGACCAGCAGGACAAACGGCAGTATCATCCAGAGGATATGGTATTTCCGCTCCTGTTCCTTCCCAATCTCAGCGCTGCTTCTGACCTTAATCAGTTCCAGGATGCAGACGATAAAAATCAGCGCCAGAATGGCGGGCTCAATGTATTTGGCCAGTTTCACAAGCATTCTTTAATTATCCTTATTCCTTCTCCCCCGTGACGGCCAGTTTCTTTGACGCCTTAAAGAGCAGGATTATTTCCACCACGGTCATGACAATCAGTCCGATAAACCCGATGGGCGAACAGATAACGGTTATAAAACAGGCTCCGGTGGCAATATTGACTATTGCGACGGCGGTGGCTATCCCCCCAAACCACCGTTTTAGGGGCAGGACGCTGATGCCGAATATCAGCATCTGTATCCCCATAATAAACGCTATGCCTAATCCCCGGATTAATTCCACGTTCGGGTCGGCCAGCAATCTGAGCAACTCTGCCGGAATAAGAAGAACACAGGTAACTATGCCAATATAAGACATTACGGTCAGGAAACCCAATTTGGTCAGTCGCCCGATCCTAAGCCAGCCAAAGATAATCACCAGCATTCCGACGATATAATTAAGGCTGTTTACAATCATGCCTATAATATCAATGTCGGTTACCGCAAATGGCGTGATTTCCCCCGCTTTTGAAACTTGAGCGATAGTGCTTATAACCACTATTACTAAACCCACCACGCTGAGAGCAACCAAAACGAAAGAGAGCAACGCGGCCAGGTATATCCTCTTGTCGTATAGGGATTGACCTTTGGTTCCAGCCTCTGTTAATGAAAGGGGTTTGACCGGAGCTCCGCATTTCAAACAGGCCGTTGCCGTATCGGGTATTTCCTGCCCGCATCCAGTGCATTTTATCAGCGCCATACCGCACCTCCTTTTTTATTATTTTAATTACTGGGACACCATGTCAGACACGGTTCCTTCGGATTCTAACAGCATCTAAGAGACACGAAGCATTCAATCCCGGGAACAACCCCCTGCCCCCCCCCTTTCATAAGGGGGAGTAAAACACACCCCAACCCCTCCCCGAAATAATCGGGACTCCATTGCGACTCCGCTTTTTAGAGGGGATTAATTAATCCATGTTAATCGACCGCGCTGCCGCTGCGTCTGCGGTTTTCTTGTTCCTTATTCCTTCTCCTCCGGCGGGGTTTCTTCCTCCGGTTCCGGCGCCGGCTCCAGTTTCATTATGTAATCAACCCACTGCTTTTCCAGCACCTCGCATTTGACCTTGAAGGCCTCCTCGAACATCTTAAGGTGGGTCTTGTTGTCGGCCATGGCGTTCAGGCCCTTTTTCTTTATCGACCCGAAATAGGTGTCGAACAGCTTGGCATACTGGCCGTCGTTGTAGTTGATGAAGAAATAGACCAGGCTCCAGGCCTGGGCATACTGGTCCAGTTCAAATTCTTCCTGCTTGATGTTGATGAAGTCCTCGAGGCGCTGGGCCTTTTTCCCGGAAATGAGTTGCTTGATGTTGCCCAGCCGGGCGTTGTTGACCAGATTGGTGCGCAGGACGGCGCCGTCGTATTTGCTGCATTCGAAATAGGTGGCCAGACCCTCGCTGATCCAGATGGGCGTCTCCGCGCTGTAAGAGCCGCAGGCCAGGTGGACAAACCGGTGTGTTCCTTCGTGCATCAGAACCATGACATTGTCCGGCGGGTCGTAATAGCCCTTTATCTGGGGGCCGAATTCGTCAACGCCATAACAGCCGCCCGCGTCACCGGGCCCGCCGTTGGCAACGTATTCTTCCTTGGTCCGGTAGTAATTGATGTTGAAGGGCGCAGTCTTGAGAGTGAGCTTGAATATCTGCTGGGCCTTGTAGTCCAAGCATTCCATCAGGAAACAGATATCCTCCAGAGCGTCGGCTGAAAGGTTGGTCTTGACCAGGTAATGGTCGGTCTTTTTGGTCCGGGCCTTGGCCCAGGCCAGCGGTTCCGAATCCGCGCCGGGCTTGTCAATCACTCCCTTGGGCGCGAATTTCTTTCGGACCTGCTCCAGCGCCTTGATTTCCTGCTCCAGTTTGGACTTTTCAGCCAGCGTCACCCAGCTGTCCATGAATTTTATCAGGCCCCGGGCCTTCATCACTTCTTCAAAGGTCAGCCACTTACCTTTGTATTTAATCAGGCCCTTTTCCAGGTGAGGTTTGTCTTCGGACAGCACCAACCGGCCTTTGCACTCGGTAAATCCGCCGGCCGGCAGGGATATGTTTTTATAACGGCACAGGAACCGGTCCAGGCGAGGTTTTTCCTCGGGGTTGGCCTCGAGCCAGGCAATCAGAGTCTTGTCGCCCTCGGCTGAAAGATAGTGGTTATAGCACCAGACGCCCAGATAGAAACGCTCCAGACCTTCCAGGTCGCCTGGGAATAAATCGAATACGAATGCGGTAGAGATATCAGGCCATTTTTTATTATAGTCGCCGCCTTCGGACTTGCCTTCCAGCCCAATAGCGTCGGCCTTGGTGATAGTCACCTTACGCTTGCCTAAAGAAAACTCGACTGACCTGGCATCGTCGCCCTTGAAACTGTTTATCAGCTTCTGGAACACGGCCTGCTCACCCTTGAGATCTTCCAGGTATTCGTTGGCCTCCCTTTGGCTTTTTTCGTTCTTTCCGGTCCTGAGGAAATCCTCGAGCAACGTGACGGCCTCGGCGTAGCGATAACCGGCTATTTCCTCTGACACCTTGGTTTTACAGTCGGCCCAGGGTTTGGTATCGTCCTGGGGCGCGGCATGGACGCGGCCGGACAGGATGGCCAGAAGGGCAATAATAACATAACCGAAATATCGCATATTGCCGACCTTTTGTTTTAATCCTAAACCCGCATTAATATTATTCTGGAGAAAGTTCTTATCAACAATGCTGCTACTCTTGAAGTGTCTGTAATATAAAAAACACCAACCGGAATGTCTATTAAAATAAGAATTATAGATTCGTTGAGTTTGCCCTGTCCGATGGACTCCGAAGAGTCATACGAACTCATTCGGAGAAGGATGAAGGGCTTAAATTTCTTTACTTAAACCCGCGCGTCAGGTATATTCATTTTCTATGACCACGAAGAGCGAATTTGTCCATCTACATACGCACAGCCACTACAGCCTGCTGGACGGCGCCTGCACGGTGGATACCCTGATTGACGAGGCCAAACGCCAGGGCATGCCGGCCCTGGCCCTGACCGACCACGGGAATCTCTTCGGCGCCATTGAGTTCTACCAGACCGCCCTCAAAAACGGCCTCAATCCCATCGTGGGCTATGAGGCCTATGTCGCCCCGGGCTCACGCAAGGATAAGAAAATAACCGGTAATACCACCGAGTCGGCCTACCATCTCACCCTGCTGGCCAAGAACGACGCCGGTTACCATAACCTGATTAAGCTGGCCTCCAGCGCCTATCTGGAAGGGTTCTACCGCAAGCCCAGGATTGACAAGGAAATCCTGGCCCAATATAAGAACGGGCTGATTGCCTTAAGCGGCTGCCTGCATTCCGAGATTAACCACCTGGTGCTGGAGGACAAGGCCGAGTCGGCGCTCAAGGCGGCCATGCAATACAAGGATATCTTTGGCGAAGATTTTTACCTGGAGGTCCAACAGCATCGCATCTCCGAACAGCTCAAGGCCATCAACGGGCTGATGGAAATCAACCAGAAGACCGGCATACCGCTGGTGGCCACCAACGACATCCATTACCTGCGCCGGGAAGACCGGCCGGCTCACGATATCCTGCTGTGCATCTCGACCAACAAGAAGATAACCGATCCGACCCGGATGCGCTTTTCCACCGATGAGTTCTATTTTAAGTCCGTCGAGGAGATGAAGCAGCTCTTTTCCGAGATACCCGAATCCATCAAGAATACCGTGGCCATTGCCGGCAAGTGCAATCTCTATCTCAACCTGAAGGATAAGCATATGCCCAGCTTTAAGCCGCCGGATAACAAGACCAGTATCAATTATATCAAAGAATTGTGCGCTAAGGGAATCCAAATGCGCTATCCGGCCCTGGGCGCAATCAACATAGATACGGCTGATGCCAAACTGCCGGTGATTCACCGGCTCAGGGAAGAACTGAACATCATTGAGAAGAAAGGGCTGATAGATTATTTCCTGGTGGTCTGGGATTTCGTCCGGTTCGGCAAGGAGCATAAGGTGTCCATCGGCCCGGGCCGGGGTTCGTCAGCCGGGAGTCTGCTGGCCTATGTCCTGGGCATCACCGATATTGACCCGCTGAAATACGACCTGCTCTTCGAGCGGTTCCTGAATCCGGGACGGTATGACCCGCCGGATATCGATATTGATTTCAGTCAGGCCGGCCGGGAGAGCGTGATAAATTACGTCAAGGATAAATACGGCCGGGAAAATGTCTCCCAGATAATTACTTTCGGAACCATGAAGGCCCGGGCCGCGGTGCGCGACGTCGGCCGGGTCATGGATATCCCGCTGTTCGAGGTGGACCGGATTGCCAAGAAACTGGGTAACTTCATGTCGCTCAAGGAATCCATCAAGGCCGATGCGGAGCTGAAAGAAGCGGCCGAGAAGCAGAAGCGCATCAAGGAGTTGTTTGATATTTCCATGCGGCTGGAAGGACTGTCCCGGCACGCGTCAACCCACGCAGCCGGCGTGGTCATTGCCGACAAGCCGCTGGATAATTACGTGCCGCTCTATTCCTCAGGCGGTGTGGAAACCACCCAATACACCATGGAATCCTTACAGGCCATCGGCCTCTTGAAGGTCGACCTGCTGGGAATTGTGACGCTGGATATCATTGACCGGTGCCTGGAACTGGTGGAACAGAACCTGGCCGTAAAAATAAACATCAATTCCCTGCCCACGGATGACAAGAAGACCTACGAGCTGCTGGCCCAGTCAGAAACCAAGGGCGTGTTCCAGCTGGAATCGGCCGGCATGCGTGACATCCTGCAGAAACTCAAGCCGACCAAGTTCGAGGACATCATTGCCATCCTGGCGCTCTACCGGCCCGGCCCGCTGCAGAGCGGACTGGTGGATAACTATATCCGCACCCGGCACCATCCGTCCGAGATAGGTTACGTGGACAAGTCGCTCGAGCCGCTGCTGAAGGAGACCAACGGCATCATCCTGTACCAGGAACAGGTGATGAGGATTGCCAACCGCATCGGCGGATTCACGCCGTCCGAAAGCGACGACCTGCGCAAGGCCATGGGCAAAAAGATTCCCGCGATTATGCAGGAATACCGCGATAAATTCGTCAGCGGCGCAGTCAAGAATACCATCTCCAAGACCACGGCCGAGAAGATATTCGAGATGATGGAGTATTTCGGCGGCTACGGATTCAACAAGTCGCATTCCACGGCCTATGCCATGACTTCTTACCGAACCGCTTATCTCAAGGCCAATTACCCGGTGGAATTCCTGGCCGCGGTCATGACCTATAACAAGGACGATACGGACAAGCTCCTGGAATATCTTGAAGAATGCAAGCGGCTGGATATCAAGGTGATTCCGCCGGACATCAACCGGAGTTTTTCGGATTTCACGGTTCAGGGCAATGATATTATTTTCGGCCTGAGCGCGGTCAAGAACGTGGGCGCCAAGGCCGTCGGCTTCATTGTCGAAACACGGACCAAGGCCGGCCCTTTCAAGCACATCTATGACTTCTGCGAGCGGGTTGACCTGCGGCACGTGGATAAATCAGTCATTGAAGCCCTGATTAAATGCGGGGCCATGGACGAACTACTGAAAATACCATCAGAGAAAAAAACCAACCGCAACCGATTGCTCAAGGGGATGGAGCAGGTTATTAGCATCACCAACCAGCACCAGCTGGACCGGCGCCAAGGGCAGATGAATCTCCTGCAGGCCAATAACAAAGATGCCTCATACCAGTATCCGCCTTTACCGGACGAGCCGGAACTGCCGGAAGAGGAAATCCTGCGTTATGAGAAGGAAAGCCTGGGATTCTACGTCAGCGGCCATCCGCTGGTGAAATATGCGAACATGCTCCAGGAATTATCGTCGCTGACTATCAGCCATTTGCTTACCAAAACCCCGCCCATAGAAGAGGTCAAACTCTGCGGGATTATCTCGCAACTCCAGACCAAGATAGCCAAAGGACAGAAAGACGGCCAGAAAATGGTTTTCTTCAAATTGAGAGACCTCTCGGGCGTGGTTGACGCGGTCATCTATTCGCAGGAACTCCAAACCTACCGCCATCTGATTCAGGAGAACAAGATTATCTGCCTCAAGGGCAAATTTGATTCCCGCAAAGGCGAACCGATTATCAAGGTCAAAGAAGCGGCGGCCATTGAAAACGCCTATGACCTGATGCCTAATTTCGTGGTGATTGATATTTCCTTGACCGGGCTGGATGACGATGTTATTTATGGCTTAAGAGATATCCTGCTGGCCCATCCGGGCAATTGCCAGGTGATATTGCGCATGAAAACCACGGAGAACGATATCGCCATGACTAAGGCATCCAATAATTATTCCGTTTCCATCTCGCCCAGGTTCCGGGAGGATGTGATTGAATTATTGGGGCAGGATGTGATTAAATTCAGTATAGATTAGAACCCGTGTCATGCTGAATACTGAAGATAAAATCTCTACTCGTTTCAGCATCTCCGTTGTGAGATCCTGAACCAAGTTCAGAGTGACAACTAAGGATTTGCGAAAAAGTATTTAATTATGCAAGTTAAGACCTTTATTCTCGGGCCGATTCAGACCTCCTGTTATGTGGCTTATAATAACGATGGCAATAATGCGCTGATAATTGATGCAGGCGGCGACCCGGCCGAGATGGTCAGATTTATCAAACAGCACGACTTGGAGCCGGTTTACCTGGTCAATACCCACGGCCACGTGGATCATATCCTGGGCAATCCGCAATTGAAGAAGACATTTCCGAAACTGCAGATTTGCATCCATCCGGCCGATGCGCGGATGTTAGGGGAATCGAAGTCCAATCTGGCCACGGAACTGGGTTTTGAATTCTCGTCGCCGGAGCCGGACAAACTCCTGAACGAAGGAGACACGCTAGCATTAGAAGATAAAAAAGCATCCGGTTTTAAGGTGATTCATCTGCCCGGCCATACCAAAGGCGGTATCGGGTTATTCTATCAGCCGCGCACCGGGGCGCCCCTGCTGTTCAGTGGTGATGCCCTGTTTGCCGGAAGCATCGGGCGGACTGATTTTCCGGGCGGGTCGCTGGCCGAATTGGTCAACAACATCAGGGAAAAGGT from Planctomycetota bacterium encodes the following:
- a CDS encoding zinc ribbon domain-containing protein — encoded protein: MALIKCTGCGQEIPDTATACLKCGAPVKPLSLTEAGTKGQSLYDKRIYLAALLSFVLVALSVVGLVIVVISTIAQVSKAGEITPFAVTDIDIIGMIVNSLNYIVGMLVIIFGWLRIGRLTKLGFLTVMSYIGIVTCVLLIPAELLRLLADPNVELIRGLGIAFIMGIQMLIFGISVLPLKRWFGGIATAVAIVNIATGACFITVICSPIGFIGLIVMTVVEIILLFKASKKLAVTGEKE
- a CDS encoding DUF1570 domain-containing protein, with product MRYFGYVIIALLAILSGRVHAAPQDDTKPWADCKTKVSEEIAGYRYAEAVTLLEDFLRTGKNEKSQREANEYLEDLKGEQAVFQKLINSFKGDDARSVEFSLGKRKVTITKADAIGLEGKSEGGDYNKKWPDISTAFVFDLFPGDLEGLERFYLGVWCYNHYLSAEGDKTLIAWLEANPEEKPRLDRFLCRYKNISLPAGGFTECKGRLVLSEDKPHLEKGLIKYKGKWLTFEEVMKARGLIKFMDSWVTLAEKSKLEQEIKALEQVRKKFAPKGVIDKPGADSEPLAWAKARTKKTDHYLVKTNLSADALEDICFLMECLDYKAQQIFKLTLKTAPFNINYYRTKEEYVANGGPGDAGGCYGVDEFGPQIKGYYDPPDNVMVLMHEGTHRFVHLACGSYSAETPIWISEGLATYFECSKYDGAVLRTNLVNNARLGNIKQLISGKKAQRLEDFINIKQEEFELDQYAQAWSLVYFFINYNDGQYAKLFDTYFGSIKKKGLNAMADNKTHLKMFEEAFKVKCEVLEKQWVDYIMKLEPAPEPEEETPPEEKE
- a CDS encoding DNA polymerase III subunit alpha encodes the protein MTTKSEFVHLHTHSHYSLLDGACTVDTLIDEAKRQGMPALALTDHGNLFGAIEFYQTALKNGLNPIVGYEAYVAPGSRKDKKITGNTTESAYHLTLLAKNDAGYHNLIKLASSAYLEGFYRKPRIDKEILAQYKNGLIALSGCLHSEINHLVLEDKAESALKAAMQYKDIFGEDFYLEVQQHRISEQLKAINGLMEINQKTGIPLVATNDIHYLRREDRPAHDILLCISTNKKITDPTRMRFSTDEFYFKSVEEMKQLFSEIPESIKNTVAIAGKCNLYLNLKDKHMPSFKPPDNKTSINYIKELCAKGIQMRYPALGAINIDTADAKLPVIHRLREELNIIEKKGLIDYFLVVWDFVRFGKEHKVSIGPGRGSSAGSLLAYVLGITDIDPLKYDLLFERFLNPGRYDPPDIDIDFSQAGRESVINYVKDKYGRENVSQIITFGTMKARAAVRDVGRVMDIPLFEVDRIAKKLGNFMSLKESIKADAELKEAAEKQKRIKELFDISMRLEGLSRHASTHAAGVVIADKPLDNYVPLYSSGGVETTQYTMESLQAIGLLKVDLLGIVTLDIIDRCLELVEQNLAVKININSLPTDDKKTYELLAQSETKGVFQLESAGMRDILQKLKPTKFEDIIAILALYRPGPLQSGLVDNYIRTRHHPSEIGYVDKSLEPLLKETNGIILYQEQVMRIANRIGGFTPSESDDLRKAMGKKIPAIMQEYRDKFVSGAVKNTISKTTAEKIFEMMEYFGGYGFNKSHSTAYAMTSYRTAYLKANYPVEFLAAVMTYNKDDTDKLLEYLEECKRLDIKVIPPDINRSFSDFTVQGNDIIFGLSAVKNVGAKAVGFIVETRTKAGPFKHIYDFCERVDLRHVDKSVIEALIKCGAMDELLKIPSEKKTNRNRLLKGMEQVISITNQHQLDRRQGQMNLLQANNKDASYQYPPLPDEPELPEEEILRYEKESLGFYVSGHPLVKYANMLQELSSLTISHLLTKTPPIEEVKLCGIISQLQTKIAKGQKDGQKMVFFKLRDLSGVVDAVIYSQELQTYRHLIQENKIICLKGKFDSRKGEPIIKVKEAAAIENAYDLMPNFVVIDISLTGLDDDVIYGLRDILLAHPGNCQVILRMKTTENDIAMTKASNNYSVSISPRFREDVIELLGQDVIKFSID
- a CDS encoding MBL fold metallo-hydrolase, with the protein product MQVKTFILGPIQTSCYVAYNNDGNNALIIDAGGDPAEMVRFIKQHDLEPVYLVNTHGHVDHILGNPQLKKTFPKLQICIHPADARMLGESKSNLATELGFEFSSPEPDKLLNEGDTLALEDKKASGFKVIHLPGHTKGGIGLFYQPRTGAPLLFSGDALFAGSIGRTDFPGGSLAELVNNIREKVFALPDDTVVYPGHGPSTTVGDEKHSNPFL